A region from the Euleptes europaea isolate rEulEur1 chromosome 13, rEulEur1.hap1, whole genome shotgun sequence genome encodes:
- the SHROOM4 gene encoding protein Shroom4 → MARPAGEEAAAAAARRRGESPTASRLLVSFQYVHVQLGGGAPWGFTLRGGLEHGEPLIVSKVEDGGKAALSQKMRPGDELVNINGTPLYGSRQEALILIKGSYRTLKMIIRRRNVPVIRPHSWHLAKLSEVRTETATMHFPADAFSLSWHSGCDTSDLSLPWNPLSRHCSTDKSSSLGSMESLDQPSQTYYEGSLSPIDQAMYQNKRDSAYSSFSASSNTSDSALRPEENSSAEYTQQGQLPDPRYLQTGSEGGETSGTVGLPSLAGQLSARPASCTQESHFPSSAKAFAPPQPPVRQDSLRACNPSPAGTETQGALPQANSLHPKGRWTSDISLCVRGRDSAGTCGQLASASHAKESLPTDQYYLLSSHAERHLPMERGAQSVESLLNEEGEVPPPEEPAQRVDSQEREAELGDRSNVSPVAWKDCWSGPLAHRHSAPEQLLAAQLQALNVAHSQEGPHWTVSPLHVGSRSPRTQESWQTQGHGCQSRPGQAQERDIRPASGEGPLSPRSSHAVQERPRSASVELPSSLLMPPSEDADSASKAVPTMDPLTEGGRDSEGSRPAARKGGSAQHRSAQMRRRSDRFATNLRNEIQWRKAQLQKAKGSAMLLCGEEPVQEAEEPPDSPTAPAPSPPPPPPSAPVPPPLPAESRPPHRTAAGPKRWGSELSVLWGEAAPQSPSRVPSEPKWKAPLPEMEKPPAALPLPSGGRGRWRWSPEHKLQPHSQSPPGLKLGSPSQPPEESGLLPFADRRKFFEETSKAPASAHAASRHGRPGGLRPRAVEQNSFQPVSSEHRDQQRHSMDHPYCPPSSPPVYPEFRPEVPGFYKPMARHRDCECWRPLPCACVAREACAYCGGERCPTLLQRNMPVPSSHCTHRCHPRPWARCTDCCCPAQHQLLEDGGPWQGRKTYPPEFPLDDWEPPAINRKNSQSMSELAQQKMGFVRVGPFWPRSENFEPEWPPFCRASSTHSLSWDGERPSRAEEEEGAYEEGAAEPRRHPLRERAYSESHLCGESGGASRRQRQEAPLAKLEELPCLAKKKGLPPPRPPPPKWEKYHPRRASHHQLLPTEGGLAAVPEDSCTSSQNNADVARQRSQSLPLEHFWGDAAQEAQLRPRGSPVPKEPGSLHYYCRGSPRGTPEWLTPDLSGESDSSRPASSLAEDAKPELSWDKEQNAESSRGPEKPRASPSSLCSKDDESAQERAGGESRPPGMASPAPPFRLNSEELMRDVAGRDRSLAGVLNPASGPVTAAEVMSDLFSPSEWKGQDWQPQVAGKGLPERHPAQPVSPTSGGTSCSAYYNLSSGKAELLNKMKELPGASVEEEEPDHDLARKKVQLIESISRKLAVLQEAQRGLQDDINGNVVLGKEVESHVKGVCKPHEFEKFRLFIGDLDKVVNLLLSLSGRLARVENALGSLGADAPEEEKLALLEKKRQLTAQLEDAKELQEHVAQRERVVFTSVSRCLPGEQLQDYQHFVRMTSALAIQQRQLDDKIKLGEEQLRCLRESLRRVPWDC, encoded by the exons GAGGAACGTGCCCGTCATCAGGCCTCACTCATGGCACCTGGCCAAGCTGTCCGAGGTCCGGACTGAGACCGCCACCATGCACTTTCCTGCAGATGCCTTCAGCCTCTCCTGGCACTCGGGATGTGACACCAG CGACCTGTCCTTGCCGTGGAACCCGCTGTCACGCCACTGCAGCACCGACAAGAGCAGCTCCCTTGGGAGCATGGAGAGTCTGGACCAGCCGAGCCAGACCTACTACGAGGGCAGCCTCTCCCCCATCGACCAGGCCATGTACCAGAACAAGCGCGACTCCGCCTACAGCTCTTTCTCTGCCAGCTCTAACACTTCCGACTCTGCCTTGAGACCCGAAGAGAACAGCTCTGCCGAATACACCCAGCAAGGCCAGCTGCCGGACCCCCGCTACCTGCAGACGGGCAGCGAGGGCGGCGAGACATCGGGCACAGTGGGCCTGCCGTCCCTGGCCGGCCAGCTCAGCGCCAGGCCAGCCTCCTGCACTCAGGAAAGCCACTTTCCCAGCTCTGCCAAAGCCtttgcccctccccagccccctgtGAGGCAGGACAGCCTGCGAGCTTGCAACCCCTCGCCAGCCGGCACGGAGACGCAGGGGGCCTTGCCCCAGGCCAATTCGTTGCACCCCAAAGGCAGGTGGACCTCCgacatctctctctgtgtgcgtGGCAGAGACTCCGCAGGGACCTGTGGGCAGTTGGCCTCCGCGAGCCACGCCAAAGAATCTCTCCCCACAGACCAGTATTATCTGCTGAGCTCCCACGCAGAGAGACACCTGCCCATGGAGAGAGGAGCGCAGAGCGTGGAGTCGCTTTTGAACGAGGAGGGAGAGGTTCCTCCTCCGGAAGAGCCTGCCCAGCGCGTGGACAGCCAGGAGCGTGAGGCTGAGCTGGGCGACCGGAGCAATGTCTCTCCTGTCGCTTGGAAGGACTGTTGGTCAGGACCCCTGGCTCATCGGCACAGCGCCCCCGAGCAGCTGTTGGCTGCCCAGTTGCAGGCTCTGAACGTGGCCCATAGCCAGGAGGGACCTCACTGGACTGTTTCTCCACTACATGTGGGGAGCAGGAGCCCCAGAACCCAGGAGTCGTGGCAGACGCAGGGCCACGGCTGCCAGAGCCGGCCTGGTCAGGCACAGGAGCGGGACATCCGCCCGGCATCAGGGGAAGGGCCtctgtctcccaggagcagcCACGCCGTTCAAGAGAGGCCCAGGAGCGCCTCGGTCGAATTGCCCTCGTCCCTGCTGATGCCGCCTTCAGAGGATGCCGACTCGGCCTCCAAGGCTGTCCCCACCATGGATCCTTTAACAGAAGGGGGACGAGACAGTGAAGGGAGCCGGCCCGCCGCGAGGAAGGGAGGCTCGGCCCAGCACCGCTCGGCCCAGATGCGCCGGCGCAGCGACCGTTTTGCCACCAATCTGCGCAACGAGATCCAGTGGCGCAAGGCCCAGCTCCAGAAGGCCAAAGGCTCCGCCATGCTTCTGTGCGGAGAGGAGCCGGTGCAAGAGGCGGAGGAGCCCCCTGACAGCCCCACTGCTCccgccccctctcctcctccaccaccccccTCCGCCCCTGTTCCTCCACCTCTCCCAGCAGAGAGCAGGCCGCCACACCGAACTGCTGCCGGCCCCAAGCGCTGGGGCTCTGAGCTGAGCGTGCTGTGGGGAGAGGCGGCTCCCCAGAGCCCCAGCAGGGTGCCTTCAGAGCCCAAGTGGAAAGCCCCCTTGCCAGAAATGGAGAAGCCCCCGGCGGCCCTGCCGTTGCCGTCTGGGGGAAGAGGCCGCTGGCGGTGGTCTCCGGAGCACAAATTGCAGCCGCACTCTCAGAGCCCCCCGGGGCTGAAGCTGGGCTCACCTTCACAACCTCCAGAGGAATCCGGCCTCCTGCCTTTTGCCGACAGGCGGAAGTTCTTCGAGGAGACGAGTAAGGCTCCGGCCTCTGCACACGCAGCCTCCCGCCATGGCCGGCCCGGAGGTTTGCGTCCCAGGGCAGTGGAGCAAAACTCTTTCCAGCCGGTGAGTTCTGAGCACAGAGACCAGCAGCGGCACTCCATGGACCATCCCTACTGCCCTCCGTCCTCTCCTCCCGTCTACCCGGAGTTCCGGCCAGAGGTGCCTGGGTTTTACAAGCCAATGGCCCGACACAGGGACTGTGAGTGTTGGCGGCCCCTTCCCTGTGCTTGTGTGGCCCGAGAGGCCTGTGCCTACTGCGGTGGGGAGAGATGCCCCACCTTGCTTCAGAGGAACATGCCCGTGCCATCCAGCCACTGTACCCACCGCTGCCACCCTCGCCCCTGGGCCCGCTGCACTGACTGCTGCTGCCCAGCTCAGCACCAGCTCTTGGAGGATGGAGGTCCCTGGCAAGGCAGGAAGACCTACCCACCG gaatttcccttggATGATTGGGAGCCTCCGGCGATAAACAGAAAGAACAGCCAGTCAATGAG CGAGCTGGCACAACAGAAGATGGGCTTTGTGAGGGTCGGCCCCTTCTGGCCCCGCTCAGAAAACTTTGAGCCCGAGTGGCCTCCTTTCTGCCGGGCTTCATCCACTCACAGCCTCTCTTGGGATGGCGAGAGGCCCAGCcgagctgaggaggaggagggtgcctACGAGGAGGGTGCCGCTGAACCACGCAGACACCCACTGCGCGAAAGGGCGTATTCCGAAAGCCATCTCTGCGGAGAGTCGGGCGGTGCTTCCAGGAGACAGAGGCAGGAGGCCCCGCTGGCCAAGTTGGAGGAGCTGCCTTGCCTGGCCAAAAAGAAGGGCCTGCCCCCTCcacgacccccacccccaaagtgggAGAAGTACCACCCACGCCGTGCCTCCCACCACCAGCTGCTGCCCACTGAGGGTGGCCTGGCGGCTGTCCCGGAAGACTCTTGCACCTCCAGCCAGAACAACGCGGACGTGGCCAGGCAGCGGTCTCAGAGTCTGCCCCTGGAGCACTTCTGGGGTGATGCGGCCCAGGAGGCCCAGCTCAGGCCTCGGGGATCCCCCGTGCCCAAGGAGCCGGGCAGCCTGCACTACTACTGCCGTGGCTCGCCACGGGGGACTCCGGAGTGGCTGACCCCAGACTTGAGCGGCGAGAGTGACTCTTCCAG GCCAGCAAGTTCCCTAGCAGAGGACGCAAAACCCGAGCTCTCGTGGGATAAGGAGCAGAATGCAGAGTCTAGCAGAGGCCCAGAGAAGCCGCGGGCCAGCCCCTCCAGTCTGT GCTCCAAAGACGACGAGTCTGCGCAAGAGCGTGCTGGAGGAGAGAGCCGCCCTCCAGGCATGGCAAGCCCAGCACCACCCTTCCGCCTGAACTCAGAAGAGCTGATGAGGGATGTGGCAGGCAGGGACCGTTCCCTGGCTGGTGTGCTGAATCCCGCCTCAGGACCGGTGACTGCAGCCGAGGTGATGAGCGACCTCTTCTCCCCCAGCGAGTGGAAGGGGCAGGACTGGCAACCACAGGTGGCTGGCAAGGGACTTCCCGAGAG GCATCCGGCTCAGCCCGTCTCTCCGACCTCAGGGGGCACCTCCTGTTCAGCCTATTACAACCTGTCATCAGGAAAGGCCGAGCTGCTGAACAAGATGAAAGAGCTTCCAGGAGCCAGTGTGGAAGAGGAGGAACCGGACCATGATCTGGCCCGGAAGAAG gtgcagCTGATTGAGAGCATCAGCCGGAAGCTGGCGGTGCTGCAGGAGGCACAGCGGGGCTTGCAGGATGACATTAACGGCAACGTCGTCCTGGGCAAAGAAGTGGAGAGTCATGTCAAGGGGGTCTGCAAGCCTCACGAATTTGAGAAGTTCCGCCTCTTCATCGGAGACCTGGACAAAGTGGTCAACCTGCTTCTCTCGCTCTCGGGGCGACTGGCCAGGGTGGAGAATGCCCTTGGCAGCCTGGGTGCCGATGCCCCAGAGGAAGAAAAG ctGGCCCTGCTGGAGAAGAAGCGGCAGCTGACAGCCCAGCTAGAGGACGCCAAGGAACTGCAGGAGCACGTCGCTCAGCGGGAGCGCGTGGTCTTCACCAGCGTGTCGCGCTGCCTGCCCGGCGAGCAGCTACAGGACTACCAGCATTTTGTGCGCATGACGTCGGCGCTCGCCATCCAGCAGCGGCAGCTGGATGACAAGATCAAGCTGGGCGAGGAGCAGCTCCGCTGCCTGCGGGAGAGCCTGCGCCGGGTGCCCTGGGACTGCTAG